A window of the Cololabis saira isolate AMF1-May2022 chromosome 19, fColSai1.1, whole genome shotgun sequence genome harbors these coding sequences:
- the LOC133419033 gene encoding hemoglobin subunit beta-1-like: MVEWTDQERSIITSIFSSLDYDDVGPKALCRCLIVYPWTQRYFGSFGNLYNAEAIKSNPNIAAHGTKVLHGLDRAVKNMDDIKATYAELSVLHSEKLHVDPDNFKLLADCLTIVIAAKMGSAFTPEIQATFQKFLAVVVFALGRQYH; this comes from the exons ATGGTTGAGTGGACTGATCAGGAGCGCAGCATCATCACCAGCATCTTCTCCAGCCTGGACTATGACGATGTAGGACCCAAGGCTCTCTGCAG GTGTCTGATCGTTTACCCCTGGACTCAGAGGTATTTCGGCAGCTTCGGTAACCTCTACAACGCCGAGGCCATTAAGAGCAACCCGAACATCGCCGCCCATGGCACCAAAGTGCTGCACGGTCTGGACCGCGCCGTGAAGAACATGGACGACATCAAGGCCACCTACGCCGAGCTGAGCGTGCTGCACTCCGAGAAGCTGCACGTCGACCCCGACAACTTCAAG CTCTTGGCTGACTGCTTGACCATTGTCATCGCCGCCAAAATGGGCTCTGCCTTCACACCAGAAATCCAGGCTACCTTCCAGAAGTTCCTGGCCGTGGTGGTGTTCGCTCTGGGAAGACAGTACCACTAA
- the LOC133419026 gene encoding hemoglobin subunit beta-1-like → MVEWTDQERKIITGIFSSLDYDDVGPKALCRCLIVYPWTQRYFGSFGNLYNAEAIKTNPKIAAHGTKVLHGLDRAVKNMDDIKATYAELSVLHSEKLHVDPDNFKLLADCLTIVIAAKMGSGFTPEIQATFQKFLAAVVFALGRQYH, encoded by the exons ATGGTTGAGTGGACTGACCAAGAGCGCAAGATCATCACCGGCATCTTCTCCAGCCTGGACTATGACGATGTAGGACCCAAGGCTCTCTGCAG GTGTCTGATCGTTTACCCCTGGACTCAGAGGTATTTCGGCAGCTTCGGTAACCTCTACAACGCCGAGGCCATTAAGACCAACCCCAAGATCGCCGCCCATGGCACCAAAGTGCTGCACGGTCTGGACCGCGCCGTGAAGAACATGGACGACATCAAGGCCACCTACGCCGAGCTGAGCGTGCTGCACTCCGAGAAGCTGCACGTCGACCCCGACAACTTCAAG CTCTTGGCTGACTGCTTGACCATTGTCATCGCCGCCAAAATGGGCTCTGGCTTCACACCAGAAATCCAGGCTACCTTCCAGAAGTTCCTGGCCGCGGTGGTGTTCGCTCTGGGAAGACAGTACCACTAA
- the hbae4 gene encoding hemoglobin subunit alpha-D-like, whose product MLSKTEKDLIKELWERLTPVAEDIGSEALLRMFVSYPGTKTYFSHLDISPGSSHLKSHGKKIVLAITEGAKDISQLTVTLAPLQTLHAYQLRIDPTNFKLLSHCMLVTLACYLGEEFTPVAHAAMDKFLSAFAAVLAEKYR is encoded by the exons ATGCTGTCAAAGACGGAGAAAGACCTGATTAAAGAACTATGGGAAAGACTCACTCCTGTGGCCGAGGACATTGGCTCAGAGGCACTTCTTAG GATGTTTGTTTCTTATCCAGGCACCAAGACCTATTTTTCTCACCTTGACATCAGTCCAGGCTCCTCCCATCTGAAATCACATGGGAAGAAGATTGTCCTGGCAATAACAGAGGGAGCCAAAGACATCAGCCAGCTGACCGTCACCCTGGCTCCTCTGCAGACTCTGCACGCCTACCAGCTCCGGATAGACCCCACCAACTTCAAG CTGCTCTCACACTGTATGCTTGTCACCCTGGCCTGTTACCTGGGCGAAGAGTTCACACCGGTTGCACACGCAGCGATGGACAAGTTCCTGTCAGCTTTTGCAGCCGTGCTCGCCGAGAAATACAGATGA
- the LOC133419014 gene encoding hemoglobin subunit beta-1, which translates to MVEWTDQERSIITSIFSSLDYDDVGPKALCRCLIVYPWTQRYFGSFGNLYNAEAIKTNPKIAAHGTKVLHGLDRAVKNMDDIKATYAELSVLHSEKLHVDPDNFKLLADCLTIVIAAKMGSGFTPEIQATFQKFLAAVVFALGRQYH; encoded by the exons ATGGTTGAGTGGACTGATCAGGAGCGCAGCATCATCACCAGCATCTTCTCCAGCCTGGACTATGACGATGTAGGACCCAAGGCTCTCTGCAG GTGTCTGATCGTTTACCCCTGGACTCAGAGGTATTTCGGCAGCTTCGGTAACCTCTACAACGCCGAGGCCATTAAGACCAACCCCAAGATCGCCGCCCATGGCACCAAAGTGCTGCACGGTCTGGACCGCGCCGTGAAGAACATGGACGACATCAAGGCCACCTACGCCGAGCTGAGCGTGCTGCACTCCGAGAAGCTGCACGTCGACCCCGACAACTTCAAG CTCCTGGCTGACTGCTTGACCATTGTCATCGCCGCCAAAATGGGCTCTGGCTTCACACCAGAAATCCAGGCTACCTTCCAGAAGTTCCTGGCCGCGGTGGTGTTCGCTCTGGGAAGACAGTACCACTAA
- the LOC133419030 gene encoding hemoglobin subunit beta-1 has translation MVEWTDQERSIITSIFSSLDYDDVGPKALCRCLIVYPWTQRYFGSFGNLYNAEAIKTNPKIAAHGTKVLHGLDRAVKNMDDIKATYAELSVLHSEKLHVDPDNFKLLADCLTIVIAAKMGSGFTPEIQATFQKFLAAVVFALGRQYH, from the exons ATGGTTGAGTGGACTGATCAGGAGCGCAGCATCATCACCAGCATCTTCTCCAGCCTGGACTATGACGATGTAGGACCCAAGGCTCTCTGCAG GTGTCTGATCGTTTACCCCTGGACTCAGAGGTACTTCGGCAGCTTCGGTAACCTCTACAACGCCGAGGCCATCAAGACCAACCCCAAGATCGCCGCCCATGGCACCAAAGTGCTGCACGGTCTGGACCGCGCCGTGAAGAACATGGACGACATCAAGGCCACCTACGCTGAGCTGAGCGTGCTGCACTCCGAGAAGCTGCACGTCGACCCCGACAACTTCAAG CTCTTGGCTGACTGCTTGACCATTGTCATCGCCGCCAAAATGGGCTCTGGCTTCACACCAGAAATCCAGGCTACCTTCCAGAAGTTCCTGGCCGCGGTGGTGTTCGCTCTGGGAAGACAGTACCACTAA
- the hbae5 gene encoding hemoglobin, alpha embryonic 5, which translates to MSLTEKDKAAVKALWAKISKSADAIGANALGRMLTVYPQTKIYFAHWPEIGPASAPVAKHGKKIMSGVALAVSKIDDLTAGLLELSELHAFKLRVDPANFKLLSHCILVVVATMFPNDFPPESHVALDKFLAALALALSERYR; encoded by the exons ATGAGTCTGACAGAGAAGGACAAGGCTGCGGTCAAGGCGCTCTGGGCCAAGATCTCCAAGTCAGCTGATGCCATTGGGGCCAATGCTCTGGGCAG GATGCTCACCGTTTACCCCCAAACTAAGATCTACTTCGCCCACTGGCCGGAGATCGGCCCAGCCTCCGCCCCCGTGGCCAAACACGGCAAGAAGATCATGTCCGGCGTGGCTCTGGCCGTGTCCAAGATCGATGACCTGACCGCCGGCCTGCTGGAGCTCAGCGAGCTGCACGCCTTCAAGCTCAGGGTGGACCCGGCCAACTTCAAG CTCCTGTCCCACTGCATCCTGGTGGTGGTCGCCACCATGTTCCCCAATGACTTCCCCCCGGAGTCCCACGTCGCCTTGGATAAGTTCTTGGCCGCCTTGGCTCTGGCTCTGTCTGAGAGATACCGTTGA